Proteins from one Candidatus Krumholzibacteriota bacterium genomic window:
- a CDS encoding Rne/Rng family ribonuclease, which translates to MKKEIVINYTKREVRIAILEDDELVEFLIEREENRRTVGAIYIGRVNAVIPGIQAAFVDIGQEKAAFLHVSDVATGSLDPDLLDDDDYVPKGGRKRKDFPPIETLLKKGQDIVVQIRKEAIGTKGPRISSQISLPGRFAVLMPNLDHVGVSKKIENRKERNRLRAIVRKYRSKGSAVIVRTAGLGVEQQQLRDDIKQLEKRWKQIEKNIEKATPPSLVHEDVDITVFALRDLFTEDVDQITIDNKNEYERLKSYLDSIGQNLSSKVKFYNDKNPVFDYYEIEDEIEKTLESKIWVRKGGYIVIEHTEALVSIDVNTGRFTGKKNQEDTILQTNLIAAREIARQLRLRDIGGIIVVDFIDMEREENRKKVYNEFRNCLRKDRSRARISPISDLGLIEVSRKRVRPSLLHYYSDECPYCVGSGKILSIESMAMKVEQWIRRIGSQRNIQGLQFRVNPILGIFLREDRNEYIREMADSYKIIVEVIDDPRMHREDFQIYSLDGKRDLKAEFV; encoded by the coding sequence ATGAAAAAAGAGATTGTCATTAATTACACCAAACGCGAGGTGAGAATCGCGATACTCGAGGATGACGAGCTCGTCGAATTCCTTATCGAGCGGGAAGAAAACAGAAGGACTGTAGGGGCGATATATATCGGCAGGGTAAATGCCGTGATACCCGGAATACAGGCGGCATTCGTCGATATCGGCCAGGAGAAAGCGGCCTTTCTTCACGTAAGCGACGTGGCGACCGGATCTCTTGATCCCGATCTCCTCGATGACGATGATTATGTCCCGAAAGGGGGAAGAAAACGAAAGGATTTTCCTCCCATCGAGACACTGCTCAAAAAAGGGCAGGATATCGTCGTCCAGATCCGAAAAGAGGCTATCGGGACGAAAGGACCGAGGATATCTTCGCAGATATCGCTGCCGGGCCGTTTTGCCGTACTTATGCCGAATCTCGATCATGTCGGAGTGAGTAAGAAAATTGAGAATCGCAAGGAACGCAACAGGTTGCGCGCCATCGTCCGCAAATACCGTTCGAAAGGATCGGCTGTGATAGTAAGGACCGCGGGGCTAGGAGTCGAACAACAGCAGCTGCGCGATGATATAAAACAACTCGAAAAAAGATGGAAACAGATCGAAAAGAACATAGAGAAGGCGACCCCTCCATCCCTTGTCCATGAAGATGTCGATATCACCGTCTTTGCTCTAAGGGATCTTTTTACAGAGGACGTAGACCAGATCACGATCGATAACAAGAACGAATATGAGCGTCTTAAATCATACCTCGATTCGATCGGCCAGAACCTGTCTTCGAAGGTAAAGTTCTACAACGACAAGAACCCTGTCTTCGATTATTACGAGATAGAAGATGAGATCGAGAAGACCCTGGAAAGCAAGATATGGGTCCGGAAGGGCGGTTATATAGTCATAGAGCATACCGAGGCTCTTGTCTCGATAGATGTAAATACAGGAAGGTTTACCGGCAAGAAGAACCAGGAAGACACGATCCTGCAGACAAACCTGATAGCGGCGCGAGAGATCGCCAGGCAACTGAGGCTCAGGGATATCGGGGGTATAATAGTCGTCGATTTCATCGATATGGAACGTGAAGAGAACCGTAAAAAAGTCTACAATGAGTTCCGGAACTGCCTGAGAAAGGACCGTTCGAGAGCGAGGATATCGCCGATAAGCGATCTCGGGCTGATCGAAGTAAGCAGAAAGAGGGTCAGGCCGAGCCTGTTACACTATTACAGCGACGAATGTCCCTATTGCGTGGGGAGCGGAAAGATCCTCAGCATCGAATCGATGGCGATGAAGGTTGAGCAATGGATAAGGCGGATCGGATCGCAGAGAAATATCCAGGGCCTGCAGTTCCGCGTGAATCCGATTCTCGGCATATTCCTCAGGGAAGACAGGAATGAATATATTCGTGAGATGGCCGATTCTTACAAGATCATAGTCGAGGTGATCGATGATCCGAGAATGCACAGGGAGGACTTCCAGATCTATTCGCTCGACGGCAAGAGGGACCTGAAAGCCGAGTTCGTTTGA
- a CDS encoding DUF2344 domain-containing protein produces the protein MRKKMEIKPAGCWSDIILPLVEKPSRYIDRELNLSSDGYIRGGFNVALVFPDLYEIGMSHQGLRLLYEILSRKNGVGVEFVFAPWPDMEGLLRKGKEPLRSLQTGTPLANFDVVGITVPYELHYTNIVTILELSSIPLEREERKDGDPVVIAGGPCATNPLPILDALDAVFVGDAERSLSEAVDLLIGVKGLGGTRDELRGALARVDGVYVDGISKTVRPGKWILADGDLPGKPIVPSASIIHERLSVEILRGCTRGCRFCHAGMTYRPRRERSIDEITRAICEGLDASGWEEVSLLSLSTSDYSRFDELIERIGPELKKRRVSLSLPSLRPETISSSVLSASAMVRKSGFTIAPEAGTERLRRVINKEMSDDEIMKACSDILNAGWQTLKLYFMIGLPTETVEDLDGIASIVERVMRIPRRRKRFKLNISISPFVPRVQTPFQWERQASIDEISEKEKYLAGKIKHRDIQLSMREPRISALEGIFARGTSDLWPVIKTAHKKGCRFDGWRDHFRFDLWESALQEHGFSINELLEGRAADTALPWDRFGSRVSKEFLLNERVKAFRAETTEDCRIGKCSDCGACVEKKDYEAGRAGPAKGPVSQTGSEMPDESKPADGEVIPLRYRCLYSRTGLARFLSHREFINILHRALRRSGLKLSYSGGFHPLARISMGPSLAVGIEGEEEFFDVELLCEEDIAPSRLNDLLPEGIEVSSCHGPFQKSEGRLTEETRYIYRLDLDPLLTRAGGESGINDDTLLPVDRRLWYRQTEHDLSRSGRDIGVSITDGILSAGWLAGRLRELFTSGEKIIDRKGRERSCDGCGIVEEIDEKMLDIYIDSGHSPGIRDILYLILPERLAGIVRIRRKKILYLKNGCYLGPAEMVGGSSRETR, from the coding sequence ATGAGAAAGAAAATGGAAATAAAGCCAGCCGGCTGTTGGAGCGATATCATTCTGCCACTTGTCGAAAAACCTTCCAGGTACATCGACCGTGAATTGAATCTTTCGTCGGATGGATACATCCGAGGGGGATTCAACGTAGCGTTGGTATTTCCGGATCTCTACGAGATAGGGATGTCTCATCAGGGGCTGAGGCTTCTTTATGAGATCCTTTCCAGGAAAAATGGAGTTGGTGTGGAGTTTGTCTTTGCTCCATGGCCTGACATGGAAGGGTTGCTAAGGAAAGGGAAGGAACCCCTGAGGTCTTTACAGACCGGTACGCCTCTGGCCAACTTTGATGTAGTCGGGATAACTGTCCCATACGAACTCCACTATACGAATATTGTCACTATCCTCGAACTGTCGTCGATCCCTCTGGAAAGAGAAGAGAGGAAAGATGGCGATCCTGTCGTGATCGCGGGAGGACCATGCGCGACAAACCCGCTTCCGATCCTCGACGCCCTTGACGCTGTTTTTGTGGGAGACGCTGAAAGGTCTCTCTCAGAAGCTGTGGATCTTCTGATCGGCGTAAAGGGGCTGGGTGGTACAAGGGATGAATTACGCGGAGCCCTGGCCCGCGTCGATGGAGTATATGTCGATGGCATATCGAAAACAGTCCGTCCAGGTAAATGGATCCTCGCCGACGGCGATCTTCCGGGAAAGCCGATAGTGCCGTCTGCCAGCATAATACATGAAAGGCTCTCGGTCGAGATCCTCCGTGGCTGTACGAGGGGATGCAGGTTCTGCCACGCCGGCATGACATACAGACCAAGAAGAGAAAGAAGTATCGATGAGATAACCCGCGCGATATGCGAAGGACTAGACGCTTCGGGGTGGGAGGAAGTCTCGCTTCTTTCCCTTTCCACCTCAGATTACTCGAGATTCGACGAGCTGATCGAAAGGATCGGCCCCGAACTCAAAAAACGAAGAGTATCGCTATCGCTGCCGAGCCTCAGGCCGGAGACGATATCATCATCCGTGCTGTCCGCGTCAGCGATGGTCAGGAAATCCGGGTTCACAATAGCTCCGGAAGCCGGTACCGAGAGGTTGCGCAGGGTGATTAACAAGGAAATGTCCGATGACGAGATAATGAAAGCCTGTTCAGATATCCTCAACGCCGGATGGCAGACGCTGAAACTGTATTTTATGATCGGATTACCGACGGAAACGGTCGAGGACCTTGACGGTATCGCGTCTATAGTCGAGCGGGTAATGCGCATTCCCCGAAGGAGAAAAAGATTCAAACTGAATATATCGATATCTCCTTTCGTCCCGAGAGTTCAGACTCCGTTTCAATGGGAAAGACAAGCTTCAATCGATGAGATCTCTGAAAAGGAAAAGTACCTTGCCGGAAAGATAAAACACCGGGACATCCAGCTAAGCATGAGGGAACCACGGATAAGCGCCCTTGAAGGGATATTCGCCAGAGGGACTTCCGATCTATGGCCTGTCATCAAGACAGCCCATAAAAAAGGGTGCCGTTTCGATGGATGGAGGGATCATTTCAGATTCGATCTCTGGGAGAGCGCCCTTCAAGAGCATGGGTTTTCGATAAACGAATTGCTGGAAGGCCGGGCTGCTGACACGGCCCTTCCCTGGGACAGATTCGGTTCGAGAGTAAGTAAGGAGTTTCTCCTCAATGAAAGAGTGAAAGCTTTCAGGGCCGAGACGACCGAGGACTGCAGGATAGGAAAATGCAGCGATTGTGGAGCATGCGTCGAAAAGAAAGATTATGAAGCGGGACGCGCCGGTCCGGCAAAAGGACCGGTGTCTCAGACCGGATCGGAAATGCCCGATGAATCAAAACCGGCCGATGGAGAGGTAATCCCTCTGCGCTATCGATGCCTCTATTCCAGAACCGGTCTTGCCAGATTCCTCTCGCACAGGGAGTTTATCAATATTCTTCACAGAGCGCTGAGGAGAAGCGGATTGAAGCTCAGTTACAGCGGTGGATTTCACCCTCTGGCCAGAATATCGATGGGTCCTTCGCTAGCCGTGGGGATCGAGGGGGAAGAGGAATTCTTTGACGTCGAACTCCTTTGCGAGGAAGATATTGCTCCTTCCAGACTGAATGATCTTCTGCCTGAAGGTATAGAGGTATCTTCATGCCATGGTCCTTTTCAAAAAAGCGAGGGCAGGCTTACCGAAGAAACGAGATATATATATCGACTCGATCTCGATCCGCTGCTGACCCGGGCAGGAGGCGAATCCGGAATTAATGATGATACCCTGTTGCCCGTTGACCGTCGATTATGGTATCGTCAGACCGAACATGATCTGTCCCGCTCCGGAAGGGATATTGGAGTTTCGATCACTGATGGGATCTTGTCGGCGGGCTGGCTTGCCGGGAGATTGAGAGAGCTTTTCACTTCAGGCGAAAAGATCATCGATCGCAAAGGAAGAGAGCGCTCCTGCGACGGGTGCGGGATAGTCGAAGAGATAGACGAGAAGATGCTGGATATCTATATCGATTCCGGCCACTCTCCGGGGATCAGGGATATTCTTTACCTGATCCTCCCCGAGCGGCTGGCCGGTATAGTCAGAATAAGAAGGAAAAAGATATTGTATTTGAAAAATGGCTGTTATCTCGGGCCTGCAGAGATGGTCGGAGGTTCCAGCCGGGAAACACGGTAA
- a CDS encoding TldD/PmbA family protein — protein sequence MIELPVRGDIQDALESLVDGGAEFAELFFESRIIHSIRCEEKRIDRISSGRDIGFGLRVMTGGRTAYGYSNNLTKDEIFRLGRAVLKDLEDGNGSIRRFGDTVIGRCEGISIPSEDVSIEEKIEMILLSDRIARGVSEEISQVRVNYSDMVQNVRIFNSEGVAVGDDRRQIVYNIRAVAADGTDIQSAYRSAGGRKGFEFLDREMVSALAVESAESAVRTLHAERAPAGVMTVILAGESGGTMVHEAIGHGLEGDAAEKGLSIYSGKKGEKVASELITVIDDPTLQGARGSYNFDDEGVRSRRNVPVENGVLKSYLLDRRIARKEGTESTGNGRREDFRHRPIVRMSNTMIAEGDHAPEEIIGSVEKGLYVVRMGGGQVDTSSGDFVFKVNEAFLIEKGKIASPVRGATLIGNGPAVLSDIDMVGNDLGFDIGTCGKDGQQVPVSDAQPTLRIPAITVGGEV from the coding sequence AAAAGCGAATCGACCGTATATCAAGCGGAAGAGATATCGGTTTCGGACTCCGCGTGATGACCGGCGGCAGGACTGCCTACGGTTATTCGAATAACCTGACAAAGGATGAGATATTCCGCCTGGGAAGGGCAGTACTTAAAGATCTCGAGGATGGAAATGGATCGATCAGGCGTTTTGGAGATACGGTGATCGGAAGATGCGAGGGGATATCAATCCCCTCCGAAGATGTCTCCATCGAGGAAAAAATAGAAATGATCCTTTTATCGGACAGGATCGCCCGGGGAGTAAGCGAAGAAATCTCGCAGGTAAGAGTGAATTATTCCGATATGGTCCAGAATGTCAGGATCTTCAACAGCGAGGGAGTGGCAGTCGGAGATGACAGGAGACAGATCGTTTACAATATCCGCGCTGTAGCGGCGGACGGGACTGACATCCAGAGCGCCTACAGGTCGGCGGGAGGGCGCAAGGGGTTCGAATTCCTTGACAGGGAGATGGTCTCGGCTCTGGCTGTCGAAAGTGCCGAAAGCGCCGTGCGCACCCTTCACGCGGAAAGAGCTCCGGCCGGAGTCATGACAGTGATCCTGGCAGGCGAATCCGGCGGTACGATGGTCCACGAAGCTATCGGGCACGGGCTTGAAGGTGATGCCGCCGAGAAGGGTCTTTCGATCTACAGCGGCAAGAAAGGTGAAAAAGTAGCCTCTGAGCTTATTACGGTGATAGATGATCCGACTCTCCAGGGAGCCAGGGGTTCGTATAATTTCGATGATGAAGGAGTCAGATCGCGAAGAAATGTCCCGGTCGAAAACGGAGTCCTTAAATCATATCTTCTTGACAGGCGGATCGCGCGAAAAGAAGGCACCGAGTCGACTGGAAACGGAAGGAGAGAGGATTTTCGCCACAGACCGATCGTGAGAATGAGCAATACGATGATAGCCGAGGGAGATCACGCGCCGGAAGAGATTATTGGAAGCGTCGAAAAAGGTCTGTACGTCGTGCGGATGGGGGGAGGACAGGTCGATACTTCAAGCGGTGATTTTGTCTTCAAGGTCAATGAAGCGTTTCTGATCGAGAAAGGAAAGATCGCCTCTCCCGTCAGGGGAGCTACTCTGATAGGCAATGGGCCGGCCGTTCTCTCCGATATAGATATGGTCGGCAACGATCTCGGTTTCGATATCGGGACTTGCGGAAAGGACGGTCAGCAGGTGCCCGTTTCGGACGCTCAGCCAACACTCAGGATACCCGCGATAACAGTCGGCGGAGAAGTGTAA